In Bacillota bacterium, a single genomic region encodes these proteins:
- a CDS encoding electron transfer flavoprotein subunit alpha, whose translation EEPVTAALADLVRERKPEIFLFGATALGRSLAPRLAARLGTGLTADCTGLDIGPGRRVLVQTRPAFGGNLMAVVVCPHHRPQMATARPRVFRPLAPDFSRRGEAIIFPVDGCRLLSRTVCLSMLRK comes from the coding sequence TGAGGAGCCGGTGACGGCCGCTCTTGCGGACCTGGTGCGGGAGCGGAAGCCGGAGATATTCCTGTTTGGTGCCACGGCGCTGGGCCGGTCCCTGGCTCCGCGGCTGGCGGCGCGGCTGGGCACGGGGCTTACGGCGGACTGCACGGGGCTGGACATTGGTCCTGGGCGTCGCGTACTGGTGCAGACGCGGCCGGCCTTTGGGGGCAATCTGATGGCGGTGGTGGTATGTCCGCACCACCGTCCCCAGATGGCCACGGCGCGTCCCCGGGTATTCCGTCCCCTGGCTCCTGACTTCTCGCGTCGGGGCGAGGCGATCATCTTTCCGGTGGATGGTTGCCGTTTGCTCAGTCGGACCGTTTGCTTGAGTATGCTGAGGAAGTGA